GCCGGCGCGGCAGAATTGACCATCGCGCCGGTTCACGCGACCTTCCGGCCCCGAGTGGGCCAGCGACCCGGCCAACCTGATGAAGGAGATCCAGCATGAAGCAGGGAATTCACCCTGATTACGTGGACACCCAGGTGACCTGCACCTGCGGCAACACGTTCACCACCCGCAGCACCAGCACGAAGGGCTCCCTGAGCGCCGACGTGTGCGCGGAGTGCCACCCGTTCTACACCGGCAAGCAGA
The DNA window shown above is from Tessaracoccus defluvii and carries:
- the rpmE gene encoding 50S ribosomal protein L31 encodes the protein MKQGIHPDYVDTQVTCTCGNTFTTRSTSTKGSLSADVCAECHPFYTGKQKILDTGGRVARFEKRYAKK